One part of the Vitis riparia cultivar Riparia Gloire de Montpellier isolate 1030 chromosome 8, EGFV_Vit.rip_1.0, whole genome shotgun sequence genome encodes these proteins:
- the LOC117920749 gene encoding beta-glucosidase BoGH3B-like isoform X1 has protein sequence MSQTDAKWGLFPFVFSAAKQSLRFYGFELMTMMLLMMVVVVVMLMIKQKMARIPIALLGLLLFYFWAAMAEAKYMKYKDPKQPLNTRIKDLMSRMTLEEKIGQMVQIDRTVASAEVMKKYLIGSILSGGGSVPAKQASAETWIEMVNDFQKGCLSTRLGIPMIYGIDAVHGHNNVYKATIFPHNVGLGATRDPELVKRIGAATALEVRATGIPYVFAPCIAVCRDPRWGRCFESYSEDPKVVRAMTEIVPGLQGDLPPGYQKGIPYVAGNKKVAACAKHYVGDGGTTEGINENNTVISRHGLLSIHMGGYYTSIIKGVSTVMISYSSWNGKKMHANQELITGFLKNTLRFRGFVISDWQGIDRITSPPHANYSYSIEAGIKAGIDMIMVPYNYTEFIDGLTYQVKSKIIPMSRIDDAVRRILRVKFVMGLFESPLADHSLVHELGSQVHRELAREAVRKSLVLLKNGEPADKPLLPLPKKAPKILLAGTHADNLGNQCGGWTIEWQGLSGNNLTSGTTILSAIKKTVDPKTKVVYKENPDLSYVKSSKFSYAIVVVGEPPYAETFGDNLNLTIPDPGPSIITNVCGAVKCVVIVISGRPLVIQPYVDQIDALVAAWLPGTEGQGVADVLFGDYGFTGKLSRTWFRTVEQLPMNVGDRHYDPLFPFGFGLTTEPTKA, from the exons ATGTCCCAGACAGATGCAAAATGGGGGCTTTTTCCCTTCGTTTTCTCAGCGGCCAAACAGAGCTTACGCTTCTATGGCTTTGAGTTGATGACTATGATGTTGttgatgatggtggtggtggttgtgATGCTGATGATT AAGCAGAAAATGGCGAGAATTCCCATTGCTTTGTTGGGGCTTCTGCTTTTCTATTTCTGGGCAGCCATGGCAGAAGCAAAATACATGAAGTATAAGGATCCAAAACAACCATTGAATACTCGAATCAAGGACCTAATGAGCCGAATGACACTAGAGGAAAAGATTGGCCAAATGGTGCAAATTGACCGCACTGTTGCATCTGCTGAAGTGATGAAGAAGTATCTAATTG GGAGTATATTGAGTGGTGGAGGGAGTGTTCCTGCTAAACAAGCTTCTGCAGAGACATGGATTGAAATGGTGAATGATTTCCAAAAGGGTTGTTTATCAACCCGTCTTGGAATTCCAATGATTTATGGGATTGATGCTGTTCATGGTCACAACAATGTTTACAAGGCAACAATCTTTCCTCACAATGTTGGGCTTGGAGCTACCAG GGACCCTGAACTTGTTAAGAGGATTGGAGCTGCAACTGCTCTTGAAGTTAGAGCTACAGGCATTCCTTATGTTTTTGCACCATGTATTGCG GTTTGCAGAGATCCAAGATGGGGTCGGTGTTTTGAAAGCTACAGTGAAGATCCCAAAGTTGTTCGAGCAATGACCGAGATTGTACCTGGACTACAAGGAGACCTTCCTCCTGGTTATCAGAAGGGCATTCCATATGTCGCTGGAAA CAAAAAGGTTGCTGCTTGTGCTAAGCACTATGTGGGAGATGGTGGAACAACCGAGGGTATCAATGAAAACAACACCGTGATAAGCAGACATGGATTGCTCAGCATTCACATGGGTGGCTACTACACCTCAATTATCAAGGGTGTATCAACTGTCATGATCTCCTACTCAAGCTGGAATGGGAAGAAGATGCATGCTAACCAAGAACTTATCACTGGTTTTCTCAAGAACACACTTCGCTTCAGG GGTTTTGTCATCTCAGATTGGCAGGGTATTGATAGGATCACCTCTCCACCCCATGCTAACTACTCATATTCCATTGAAGCTGGAATAAAAGCTGGCATTGACATG ATCATGGTTCCATACAACTATACAGAGTTCATCGATGGTCTAACCTACCAGGTGAAGAGCAAAATTATTCCCATGAGCCGAATTGATGATGCAGTGAGAAGGATTTTGCGGGTTAAATTTGTGATGGGTCTTTTTGAGAGTCCATTGGCTGACCACAGCCTGGTCCACGAGCTAGGAAGTCAG GTACATAGAGAGTTGGCAAGGGAAGCTGTGAGGAAATCACTTGTCCTTCTGAAGAATGGCGAGCCTGCTGATAAGCCATTGCTGCCCCTTCCGAAGAAGGCACCAAAAATACTTCTTGCTGGAACTCATGCAGACAATCTGGGCAATCAGTGTGGTGGGTGGACTATTGAGTGGCAGGGACTCAGTGGCAATAACCTTACAAGTG GTACCACGATCCTCAGCGCCATAAAGAAGACAGTTGATCCAAAAACCAAAGTCGTCTACAAAGAGAACCCTGATCTTAGCTATGTCAAGTCCAGCAAATTCTCCTATGCCATTGTTGTGGTGGGAGAACCCCCATATGCAGAGACATTTGGTGACAACTTGAATTTGACAATCCCTGACCCTGGGCCAAGCATCATCACAAACGTCTGTGGAGCTGTGAAGTGTGTTGTCATCGTCATCTCTGGTCGTCCTTTGGTTATACAACCATATGTTGATCAAATTGATGCCCTTGTTGCTGCTTGGCTCCCAGGAACAGAAGGCCAGGGTGTTGCAGATGTTTTGTTTGGCGACTATGGCTTCACTGGGAAACTTTCCCGGACTTGGTTCAGGACTGTTGAACAGCTCCCAATGAATGTTGGGGATCGGCATTACGACCCGCTCTTCCCATTCGGGTTTGGTCTCACCACTGAACCTACCAAGGCCTAA
- the LOC117920749 gene encoding beta-glucosidase BoGH3B-like isoform X3 yields the protein MARIPIALLGLLLFYFWAAMAEAKYMKYKDPKQPLNTRIKDLMSRMTLEEKIGQMVQIDRTVASAEVMKKYLIGSILSGGGSVPAKQASAETWIEMVNDFQKGCLSTRLGIPMIYGIDAVHGHNNVYKATIFPHNVGLGATRDPELVKRIGAATALEVRATGIPYVFAPCIAVCRDPRWGRCFESYSEDPKVVRAMTEIVPGLQGDLPPGYQKGIPYVAGNKKVAACAKHYVGDGGTTEGINENNTVISRHGLLSIHMGGYYTSIIKGVSTVMISYSSWNGKKMHANQELITGFLKNTLRFRGFVISDWQGIDRITSPPHANYSYSIEAGIKAGIDMIMVPYNYTEFIDGLTYQVKSKIIPMSRIDDAVRRILRVKFVMGLFESPLADHSLVHELGSQVHRELAREAVRKSLVLLKNGEPADKPLLPLPKKAPKILLAGTHADNLGNQCGGWTIEWQGLSGNNLTSGTTILSAIKKTVDPKTKVVYKENPDLSYVKSSKFSYAIVVVGEPPYAETFGDNLNLTIPDPGPSIITNVCGAVKCVVIVISGRPLVIQPYVDQIDALVAAWLPGTEGQGVADVLFGDYGFTGKLSRTWFRTVEQLPMNVGDRHYDPLFPFGFGLTTEPTKA from the exons ATGGCGAGAATTCCCATTGCTTTGTTGGGGCTTCTGCTTTTCTATTTCTGGGCAGCCATGGCAGAAGCAAAATACATGAAGTATAAGGATCCAAAACAACCATTGAATACTCGAATCAAGGACCTAATGAGCCGAATGACACTAGAGGAAAAGATTGGCCAAATGGTGCAAATTGACCGCACTGTTGCATCTGCTGAAGTGATGAAGAAGTATCTAATTG GGAGTATATTGAGTGGTGGAGGGAGTGTTCCTGCTAAACAAGCTTCTGCAGAGACATGGATTGAAATGGTGAATGATTTCCAAAAGGGTTGTTTATCAACCCGTCTTGGAATTCCAATGATTTATGGGATTGATGCTGTTCATGGTCACAACAATGTTTACAAGGCAACAATCTTTCCTCACAATGTTGGGCTTGGAGCTACCAG GGACCCTGAACTTGTTAAGAGGATTGGAGCTGCAACTGCTCTTGAAGTTAGAGCTACAGGCATTCCTTATGTTTTTGCACCATGTATTGCG GTTTGCAGAGATCCAAGATGGGGTCGGTGTTTTGAAAGCTACAGTGAAGATCCCAAAGTTGTTCGAGCAATGACCGAGATTGTACCTGGACTACAAGGAGACCTTCCTCCTGGTTATCAGAAGGGCATTCCATATGTCGCTGGAAA CAAAAAGGTTGCTGCTTGTGCTAAGCACTATGTGGGAGATGGTGGAACAACCGAGGGTATCAATGAAAACAACACCGTGATAAGCAGACATGGATTGCTCAGCATTCACATGGGTGGCTACTACACCTCAATTATCAAGGGTGTATCAACTGTCATGATCTCCTACTCAAGCTGGAATGGGAAGAAGATGCATGCTAACCAAGAACTTATCACTGGTTTTCTCAAGAACACACTTCGCTTCAGG GGTTTTGTCATCTCAGATTGGCAGGGTATTGATAGGATCACCTCTCCACCCCATGCTAACTACTCATATTCCATTGAAGCTGGAATAAAAGCTGGCATTGACATG ATCATGGTTCCATACAACTATACAGAGTTCATCGATGGTCTAACCTACCAGGTGAAGAGCAAAATTATTCCCATGAGCCGAATTGATGATGCAGTGAGAAGGATTTTGCGGGTTAAATTTGTGATGGGTCTTTTTGAGAGTCCATTGGCTGACCACAGCCTGGTCCACGAGCTAGGAAGTCAG GTACATAGAGAGTTGGCAAGGGAAGCTGTGAGGAAATCACTTGTCCTTCTGAAGAATGGCGAGCCTGCTGATAAGCCATTGCTGCCCCTTCCGAAGAAGGCACCAAAAATACTTCTTGCTGGAACTCATGCAGACAATCTGGGCAATCAGTGTGGTGGGTGGACTATTGAGTGGCAGGGACTCAGTGGCAATAACCTTACAAGTG GTACCACGATCCTCAGCGCCATAAAGAAGACAGTTGATCCAAAAACCAAAGTCGTCTACAAAGAGAACCCTGATCTTAGCTATGTCAAGTCCAGCAAATTCTCCTATGCCATTGTTGTGGTGGGAGAACCCCCATATGCAGAGACATTTGGTGACAACTTGAATTTGACAATCCCTGACCCTGGGCCAAGCATCATCACAAACGTCTGTGGAGCTGTGAAGTGTGTTGTCATCGTCATCTCTGGTCGTCCTTTGGTTATACAACCATATGTTGATCAAATTGATGCCCTTGTTGCTGCTTGGCTCCCAGGAACAGAAGGCCAGGGTGTTGCAGATGTTTTGTTTGGCGACTATGGCTTCACTGGGAAACTTTCCCGGACTTGGTTCAGGACTGTTGAACAGCTCCCAATGAATGTTGGGGATCGGCATTACGACCCGCTCTTCCCATTCGGGTTTGGTCTCACCACTGAACCTACCAAGGCCTAA
- the LOC117920749 gene encoding beta-glucosidase BoGH3B-like isoform X2 — translation MSQTDAKWGLFPFVFSAAKQSLRFYGFELMTMMLLMMVVVEKQKMARIPIALLGLLLFYFWAAMAEAKYMKYKDPKQPLNTRIKDLMSRMTLEEKIGQMVQIDRTVASAEVMKKYLIGSILSGGGSVPAKQASAETWIEMVNDFQKGCLSTRLGIPMIYGIDAVHGHNNVYKATIFPHNVGLGATRDPELVKRIGAATALEVRATGIPYVFAPCIAVCRDPRWGRCFESYSEDPKVVRAMTEIVPGLQGDLPPGYQKGIPYVAGNKKVAACAKHYVGDGGTTEGINENNTVISRHGLLSIHMGGYYTSIIKGVSTVMISYSSWNGKKMHANQELITGFLKNTLRFRGFVISDWQGIDRITSPPHANYSYSIEAGIKAGIDMIMVPYNYTEFIDGLTYQVKSKIIPMSRIDDAVRRILRVKFVMGLFESPLADHSLVHELGSQVHRELAREAVRKSLVLLKNGEPADKPLLPLPKKAPKILLAGTHADNLGNQCGGWTIEWQGLSGNNLTSGTTILSAIKKTVDPKTKVVYKENPDLSYVKSSKFSYAIVVVGEPPYAETFGDNLNLTIPDPGPSIITNVCGAVKCVVIVISGRPLVIQPYVDQIDALVAAWLPGTEGQGVADVLFGDYGFTGKLSRTWFRTVEQLPMNVGDRHYDPLFPFGFGLTTEPTKA, via the exons ATGTCCCAGACAGATGCAAAATGGGGGCTTTTTCCCTTCGTTTTCTCAGCGGCCAAACAGAGCTTACGCTTCTATGGCTTTGAGTTGATGACTATGATGTTGttgatgatggtggtggtgg AGAAGCAGAAAATGGCGAGAATTCCCATTGCTTTGTTGGGGCTTCTGCTTTTCTATTTCTGGGCAGCCATGGCAGAAGCAAAATACATGAAGTATAAGGATCCAAAACAACCATTGAATACTCGAATCAAGGACCTAATGAGCCGAATGACACTAGAGGAAAAGATTGGCCAAATGGTGCAAATTGACCGCACTGTTGCATCTGCTGAAGTGATGAAGAAGTATCTAATTG GGAGTATATTGAGTGGTGGAGGGAGTGTTCCTGCTAAACAAGCTTCTGCAGAGACATGGATTGAAATGGTGAATGATTTCCAAAAGGGTTGTTTATCAACCCGTCTTGGAATTCCAATGATTTATGGGATTGATGCTGTTCATGGTCACAACAATGTTTACAAGGCAACAATCTTTCCTCACAATGTTGGGCTTGGAGCTACCAG GGACCCTGAACTTGTTAAGAGGATTGGAGCTGCAACTGCTCTTGAAGTTAGAGCTACAGGCATTCCTTATGTTTTTGCACCATGTATTGCG GTTTGCAGAGATCCAAGATGGGGTCGGTGTTTTGAAAGCTACAGTGAAGATCCCAAAGTTGTTCGAGCAATGACCGAGATTGTACCTGGACTACAAGGAGACCTTCCTCCTGGTTATCAGAAGGGCATTCCATATGTCGCTGGAAA CAAAAAGGTTGCTGCTTGTGCTAAGCACTATGTGGGAGATGGTGGAACAACCGAGGGTATCAATGAAAACAACACCGTGATAAGCAGACATGGATTGCTCAGCATTCACATGGGTGGCTACTACACCTCAATTATCAAGGGTGTATCAACTGTCATGATCTCCTACTCAAGCTGGAATGGGAAGAAGATGCATGCTAACCAAGAACTTATCACTGGTTTTCTCAAGAACACACTTCGCTTCAGG GGTTTTGTCATCTCAGATTGGCAGGGTATTGATAGGATCACCTCTCCACCCCATGCTAACTACTCATATTCCATTGAAGCTGGAATAAAAGCTGGCATTGACATG ATCATGGTTCCATACAACTATACAGAGTTCATCGATGGTCTAACCTACCAGGTGAAGAGCAAAATTATTCCCATGAGCCGAATTGATGATGCAGTGAGAAGGATTTTGCGGGTTAAATTTGTGATGGGTCTTTTTGAGAGTCCATTGGCTGACCACAGCCTGGTCCACGAGCTAGGAAGTCAG GTACATAGAGAGTTGGCAAGGGAAGCTGTGAGGAAATCACTTGTCCTTCTGAAGAATGGCGAGCCTGCTGATAAGCCATTGCTGCCCCTTCCGAAGAAGGCACCAAAAATACTTCTTGCTGGAACTCATGCAGACAATCTGGGCAATCAGTGTGGTGGGTGGACTATTGAGTGGCAGGGACTCAGTGGCAATAACCTTACAAGTG GTACCACGATCCTCAGCGCCATAAAGAAGACAGTTGATCCAAAAACCAAAGTCGTCTACAAAGAGAACCCTGATCTTAGCTATGTCAAGTCCAGCAAATTCTCCTATGCCATTGTTGTGGTGGGAGAACCCCCATATGCAGAGACATTTGGTGACAACTTGAATTTGACAATCCCTGACCCTGGGCCAAGCATCATCACAAACGTCTGTGGAGCTGTGAAGTGTGTTGTCATCGTCATCTCTGGTCGTCCTTTGGTTATACAACCATATGTTGATCAAATTGATGCCCTTGTTGCTGCTTGGCTCCCAGGAACAGAAGGCCAGGGTGTTGCAGATGTTTTGTTTGGCGACTATGGCTTCACTGGGAAACTTTCCCGGACTTGGTTCAGGACTGTTGAACAGCTCCCAATGAATGTTGGGGATCGGCATTACGACCCGCTCTTCCCATTCGGGTTTGGTCTCACCACTGAACCTACCAAGGCCTAA